From one Dermacentor silvarum isolate Dsil-2018 chromosome 3, BIME_Dsil_1.4, whole genome shotgun sequence genomic stretch:
- the LOC125944221 gene encoding uncharacterized protein LOC125944221, with protein MATASQPGLQQPSPLDFDTTSEWPAWILHFDDCRYASGLNERSEEAQVRTLLYTMGRQARDIFATFNLSADDSKKFELVKKKFDDDFIKESNVVYESACFHKRHQMPGESIDQFMTALHVLADKCDLREFKQRLIRDRFVVGLRDEKLSESLQMDPKLSLATALARARLKETVQQQQEELRNSNEVHDYTPCKPCEDVNVDAVGYRRKPQRSKETRPTSARSDGPCIFSGGNSHPRTACPARDQRCFNCGLKGHFGKVCLKGTSPGYQRKV; from the exons ATGGCCACTGCATCGCAGCCGGGCCTTCAGCAGCCGTCACCGCTGGACTTCGACACTACCTCGGAGTGGCCGGCGTGGATACTGCACTTCGACGACTGTCGCTATGCATCGGGTCTGAACGAGCGCTCAGAAGAGGCACAAGTACGCACTCTGCTTTATACCATGGGCCGACAAGCAAGGGACATCTTCGCCACCTTCAACCTTTCTGCAGACGATTCGAAGAAATTTGAGCTGGTCAAGAAGAAGTTCGATGATGACTTCATCAAGGAGAGCAACGTTGTCTACGAGAGCGCTTGCTTTCACAAGCGGCACCAGATGCCTGGCGAGTCAATTGACCAGTTTATGACTGCTTTACACGTCTTGGCAGACAAATGCGACTTGAGAGAATTCAAGCAGCGCCTCATCAGGGACCGGTTCGTCGTGGGCCTGCGGGATGAAAAACTTTCCGAGTCGCTCCAAATGGATCCCAAGCTGTCTCTCGCAACTGCCCTGGCGAGGGCCCGCCTAAAAGAGACCGTTCAGCAGCAGCAAGAAGAACTTCGAAACTCCAACGAAGTCCACGACTACACACCGTGCAAGCCATGTGAGGACGTCAACGTTGACGCAGTGGGCTACCGCAGGAAACCGCAACGCAGCAAGGAAACACGGCCGACATCAGCTCGTTCCGACGGACCATGCATCTTCAGCGGAGGCAACTCGCACCCAAGGACAGCCTGCCCAGCGAGGGACCAGAGGTGCTTCAACTGCGGCTTAAAGGGACACTTCGGCAAGGTGTGCCTCAAAGGGACTTCTCCAGGCTACCAGCGAAAG GTGTAA